One window of Panthera tigris isolate Pti1 chromosome C2, P.tigris_Pti1_mat1.1, whole genome shotgun sequence genomic DNA carries:
- the LOC122241932 gene encoding uncharacterized protein LOC122241932, with translation MQGFLRRRSPGHVCPFQPLYRQVPGSWPGTADQGHWTKRRLYNRRLPVTGTRRRPRGRSVGRAGVADQCCGRPRLQPSDPGPGSTSLPVPGPLTGVVWRRPLGAGHSRGPQKRKQWQSRKREQGPLPAPPGSRKSLWRRGLREAHSPTYRKQIPGRKTKEMSRSLSCLHGTGSCFRGPKNMKGSLPGASLVQDSNQPCMTDLSSATYHLGFVTTYVSI, from the exons ATGCAAG GGTTTCTGCGGCGCCGCTCACCTGGCCACGTCTGCCCTTTTCAACCGCTGTACCGGCAGGTGCCCGGCTCCTGGCCAGGCACGGCTGATCAAGGGCACTGGACAAAGAGGAGGCTCTATAACCGGCGGCTTCCCGTCACAGGGACGCGCCGCCGGCCGCGGGGGCGAAGCGTGGGCCGGGCCGGCGTCGCCGATCAGTGCTGCGGGCGGCCGCGGCTCCAACCCAGCGACCCCGGCCcgggcagcacctccctccccgtCCCTGGTCCGCTCACCGGGGTAGTGTGGCGGCGACCCCTGGGTGCGGGACACAGCCGTGGCCCGCAGAAGCGAAAACAATGGCAGAGCCGGAAGCGAGAACAAGGCCCACTTCCGGCCCCTCCAGGATCCCGGAAATCTCTCTGGCGAAG AGGCCTCAGGGAGGCCCACAGTCCTACTTACCGGAAGCAAATCCCAGGCAGGAAGACCAAGGAGATGAGCAGGTCTCTGAGCTGCCTACATGGAACTGGAAGTTGCTTCAGGGGCCCGAAGAACATGAAGGGATCACTTCCCGGTGCTTCCTTGGTTCAGGACTCTAACCAG CCCTGTATGACGGACCtaagctctgccacttaccatcTGGGATTTGTGACAACTTATGTATCCATTTAG